A DNA window from Arachis duranensis cultivar V14167 chromosome 3, aradu.V14167.gnm2.J7QH, whole genome shotgun sequence contains the following coding sequences:
- the LOC107478178 gene encoding protein MAIN-LIKE 2-like — MGDDPGRLYRLDGVAHIAGVINDEPRRCISSVRRQQGMRLDERYVPYLQMAGLYHLARLNDRWFRLDEPLVSAFVERWRPETHTFHMPFGECTITLQDVVYQLELPVDGHYVSGCLTDFHLYIEGGRPAWQWFYELLGVLPPENQVQKFAVNCTWFQETFGECPDGADEETVRRFARAYIMMLLGTQLFADKSGNCIHIRWLPYVARLEEMGGYSWGSAALAWLYRCMCRVANRHVVKLAGPLQLLQSWIFWRFPSFRPTGYDEISWPLSFPRRTGEEVTVGFRRT, encoded by the exons ATGGGGGACGATCCGGGGAGGCTTTATCGTTTGGATGGAGTTGCTCATATCGCCGGGGTGATCAACGACGAG CCTCGTCGTTGCATATCCAGCGTTAGGCGGCAGCAGGGGATGCGTCTTGATGAGAGGTACGTtccgtacttgcagatggccGGATTGTACCATCTTGCGAGACTGAACGACAGATGGTTTCGACTAGACGAGCCCCTAGTCAGCGCATTCGTCGAGAGGTGGCGGCCTGAGACGCACACCTTCCACATGCCGTTCGGGGAGTGCACCATCACGCTTCAGGACGTTGTATACCAGCTGGAGTTGCCAGTGGACGGACATTACGTCAGTGGTTGCTTGACGGACTTCCACCTGTACATTGAGGGTGGGAGGCCAGCTTGGCAGTGGTTCTATGAGTTGCTCGGGGTTTTACCTCCCGAGAACCAGGTTCAGAAATTCGCAGTCAACTGCACCTGGTTCCAGGAGACATTTGGAGAGTGTCCCGACGGGGCTGATGAGGAGACAGTTAGGCGCTTTGCCCGTGCCTATATCATGATGTTATTGGGCACGCAGCTGTTTGCCGACAAGTCCGGCAATTGTATACACATCAGATGGCTACCGTATGTTGCTCGGCTTGAGGAGATGGGTGGCTATAGTTGGGGGTCGGCGGCACTAGCATGGTTGTATCGGTGCATGTGCCGAGTCGCCAACAGACATGTCGTGAAGTTAGCTGGGCCTTTACAGTTACTGCAGTCTTGGATCTTCTGGAGGTTTCCTTCATTTAGGCCTACTGGGTATGATGAGATTAGCTGGCCCCTTTCCTTTCCTCGAAGGACGGGAGAGGAGGTGACCGTTGGTTTCCGGCGCACTTAG
- the LOC107478177 gene encoding uncharacterized protein LOC107478177 yields MSPATSYDGLASSVLGKLGLEGVKRVKKFFYRIPITVLHDTVKYDCFTIGSDEDLQVMFLSRRQFPEVRTPELLAKFVDVVSSSGGSNQNANTIATAAGSSSRPAVASSSVPVYEAAVQPAASPSFAVDLAGNVGDAVGYDEHHPTEVQCPPPAGVGEALCDDADDDEVEPDIIADESGDDVGASDPIMPTGGSSSGTNQYPPHFSSLDLDAMRQDGHIGQLAGFGARDTDGSAGITEFQVGQQFQDKDEALLSVKTYSIRQGVQYKVVESDYRRYVGKCSEFGNGYTWLIRLSLRQRRGIWEVKRYNGPHTCLATSISSDHRSLDYHVIATFIMPMVRADASVNIKVLLNATAAHFGFRPTYRRVWMAKQKAVAIIYGDWDESYNELPRWVLGVQLTMHGTVAVLRTCPVRVGGHVDESQAYFHRMFWAFPPCIEAFRLCKPLMSIDGTYLYGKYGGTLLVAIAQDGNSNILHVAFALVEGEIAESWSFFLSHLRQHVTPQPSLLVISDRHNGIKAALEAPDGGWLPPSAYRAFCIRHVVANFALTFKGKDARRLLVNAAYARPRWSLTTSSTSCALRIRQCVTGRTELSTLCGHSTVMRAGDSVT; encoded by the coding sequence ATGAGCCCCGCCACCAGTTACGATGGTCTCGCGAGCTCTGTGCTTGGCAAACTTGGTCTGGAAGGAGTGAAGAGAGTTAAGAAGTTTTTCTATCGCATTCCAATCACGGTGCTCCACGATACGGTGAAGTATGATTGTTTCACGATCGGGAGTGATGAGGACTTGCAGGTCATGTTTCTTTCTCGTAGGCAGTTTCCGGAGGTGAGGACACCGGAGCTGTTGGCTAAGTTCGTCGACGTGGTATCTAGCTCTGGTGGGTCGAACCAGAATGCCAACACTATAGCCACGGCGGCCGGTTCGAGCTCGAGACCTGCGGTTGCTTCTTCCTCCGTTCCAGTGTATGAGGCAGCGGTCCAACCTGCCGCCTCCCCATCGTTTGCTGTTGATCTCGCCGGCAATGTTGGAGACGCCGTTGGATATGATGAACATCATCCGACTGAAGTACAGTGTCCTCCTCCGGCTGGTGTTGGTGAGGCATTGTGTGATGATGCAGATGATGATGAAGTCGAGCCGGATATTATCGCTGATGAAAGCGGTGATGATGTTGGAGCGAGTGATCCGATTATGCCTACTGGTGGTTCTAGTTCTGGCACCAATCAGTACCCACCCCATTTTTCATCGTTGGATCTGGATGCCATGAGGCAGGACGGACATATTGGGCAGCTAGCTGGATTTGGCGCTAGAGATACCGACGGGTCTGCCGGTATAACAGAGTTCCAGGTTGGTCAACAGTTCCAGGATAAAGACGAGGCGCTGTTGAGTGTCAAGACGTATAGCATCCGCCAAGGGGTACAGTACAAGGTGGTTGAGTCTGACTATCGCCGGTACGTGGGAAAGTGTTCTGAATTTGGGAATGGGTACACATGGTTGATTAGGCTGAGCCTCCGACAGCGCAGGGGCATCTGGGAAGTCAAGCGGTACAACGGGCCGCATACCTGTCTcgccacctccatctccagcGACCATAGGAGCTTGGACTACCACGTGATAGCGACATTCATCATGCCAATGGTTAGGGCTGACGCATCCGTCAACATCAAGGTGCTTCTAAATGCAACGGCAGCACATTTTGGCTTCAGGCCTACCTACCGGAGGGTGTGGATGGCCAAGCAGAAGGCGGTAGCAATCATCTACGGGGACTGGGATGAGTCGTACAACGAGCTCCCTCGGTGGGTCTTAGGAGTTCAGTTGACTATGCATGGCACTGTAGCAGTCCTCAGGACATGCCCTGTTCGAGTTGGTGGACATGTGGATGAGTCTCAGGCTTATTTTCATAGGATGTTCTGGGCTTTTCCCCCTTGTATCGAAGCATTTCGGCTTTGCAAGCCGTTGATGAGTATTGACGGCACCTATCTATATGGCAAGTATGGGGGAACGTTGCTCGTGGCGATTGCACAGGACGGGAATTCCAACATACTCCATGTGGCATTCGCACTAGTTGAGGGTGAGATTGCTGAGTCATGGTCCTTCTTTCTCTCCCACCTCCGACAGCACGTGACACCTCAGCCGAGTCTGTTAGttatttcagataggcataacGGCATCAAGGCAGCACTTGAAGCACCTGATGGGGGATGGCTACCTCCGTCTGCATACCGGGCATTCTGCATTCGACACGTTGTAGCGAATTTCGCCCTCACCTTCAAGGGCAAAGATGCCCGGAGGCTTCTTGTGAACGCCGCATATGCGAGACCGAGGTGGAGTTTGACTACTAGTTCGACATCCTGCGCTCTGAGAATCCGGCAATGTGTGACTGGGCGAACCGAATTGAGTACTCTTTGTGGACACAGTACTGTGATGAGGGCCGGAGATTCGGTCACATGA
- the LOC107478044 gene encoding transmembrane 9 superfamily member 12: MGFVRKPLICWVFVSMVVFAAQLSNGFYLPGSYMHTYVNGDKIYAKVNSLTSIETELPFSYYSLPYCKPLGGIKKSAENLGELLMGDQIDNSPYRFQMNVNETIYLCTTTPLNEHEVKLLKQRTRDLYQVNMILDNLPVMRFAVQNGVKIQWTGFPVGYTPPGSNDDYIINHLKFTILVHEYEGSNAEIIGTGEEGLGVISESEKKKASGYEIVGFQVSPCSIKYDPDVMTKLHMYDNTNPITCPSELEKYQVIREQERISFTYEVEFVKSDIRWPSRWDAYLKMEGSRVHWFSIMNSLMVIFFLAGIVFVIFLRTVRRDLTRYEELDKEAQAQMNEELSGWKLVVGDVFREPNCSKLLCVMVGDGVQILGMGGVTIVFAALGFMSPASRGMLLTGMIVLFLILGIAAGYVSVRLWRTIKGTSEGWRSVSWSAACFFPGIAFIILTVLNFILWGSSSTGAIPISLYFELFFLWFCISVPLTMIGGFMGTRAEAIEYPVRTNQIPREIPARKYPSWLLVLGAGTLPFGTLFIELFFILSSIWLGRFYYVFGFLLVVLLLLVIVCAEVSVVLTYMHLCVEDWQWWWKAFFASGSVSLYVFLYSINYLVFDLQSLSGPVSATLYLGYSLLMAVAIMLATGTIGFLMSFYFVHYLFSSVKID, translated from the coding sequence ATGGGGTTTGTAAGAAAGCCGTTGATCTGCTGGGTTTTCGTTTCCATGGTTGTCTTTGCTGCTCAGCTTAGCAATGGTTTCTATCTGCCTGGAAGTTACATGCACACATATGTAAATGGAGATAAAATATACGCCAAAGTGAATTCGCTGACCTcgattgaaactgagcttccaTTCAGCTACTACAGCCTTCCATACTGCAAGCCGCTTGGCGGCATAAAGAAGAGTGCTGAGAATCTCGGAGAGCTCCTTATGGGGGATCAGATTGATAACTCGCCCTACCGGTTCCAAATGAATGTTAATGAGACAATCTACCTCTGTACAACAACCCCTCTGAATGAGCATGAGGTTAAGCTACTTAAACAGAGAACTCGGGATCTGTACCAAGTGAATATGATCCTTGATAACCTCCCGGTTATGCGGTTTGCTGTTCAAAATGGGGTTAAGATCCAGTGGACAGGGTTCCCCGTTGGGTATACACCCCCTGGTAGCAATGATGACTACATCATCAACCACCTGAAGTTTACAATTTTGGTTCATGAATATGAAGGAAGCAATGCTGAGATTATAGGGACCGGAGAGGAAGGATTGGGGGTTATTTCCGAATCTGAGAAGAAGAAAGCATCTGGATATGAAATAGTTGGCTTTCAGGTTTCCCCTTGCAGTATTAAGTATGATCCTGATGTCATGACAAAACTCCACATGTATGATAATACCAATCCTATAACCTGCCCAAGTGAGCTTGAAAAGTATCAAGTAATAAGAGAGCAAGAAAGGATATCATTCACATATGAGGTTGAATTCGTGAAAAGTGATATAAGATGGCCGTCCCGTTGGGATGCTTACTTGAAGATGGAAGGTTCCAGAGTTCATTGGTTTTCAATCATGAATTCGCTTATGGTTATCTTTTTCCTTGCTGGTATTGTCTTTGTTATTTTCTTGAGGACTGTGCGAAGGGACTTGACAAGGTATGAGGAACTTGATAAAGAGGCACAAGCTCAGATGAATGAGGAGCTCTCAGGATGGAAACTTGTTGTGGGAGATGTTTTCAGGGAGCCTAATTGCTCAAAGCTTCTGTGTGTCATGGTTGGAGATGGAGTTCAAATTCTTGGAATGGGTGGTGTGACCATTGTTTTTGCAGCCCTTGGTTTTATGTCACCAGCCTCCCGCGGTATGTTACTAACAGGAATGATTGTTTTATTTCTTATCCTTGGGATTGCTGCCGGGTATGTTAGTGTTCGGCTCTGGAGGACCATTAAGGGAACCTCGGAAGGATGGAGATCTGTTTCCTGGTCTGCAGCTTGTTTCTTTCCCGGAATTGCTTTCATCATTCTTACAGTactgaattttattttgtgggGGAGCAGCAGTACTGGTGCGATTCCCATTTCGTTGTATTTTGAGCTGTTCTTTCTTTGGTTCTGTATTTCAGTACCACTTACCATGATTGGAGGATTTATGGGGACAAGAGCAGAGGCAATCGAATATCCTGTGCGTACTAATCAAATTCCAAGGGAAATTCCCGCCCGTAAATATCCATCATGGCTTCTGGTTCTTGGTGCCGGAACTCTTCCATTTGGAACCCTCTTTATTGAGCTTTTCTTTATCCTTTCCAGTATCTGGCTTGGGAGGTTCTATTATGTATTTGGTTTCCTGCTGGTTGTTCTTCTACTGCTGGTTATCGTGTGTGCAGAAGTATCGGTTGTCCTCACCTATATGCACCTGTGTGTGGAAGATTGGCAGTGGTGGTGGAAGGCATTCTTTGCTTCGGGTTCTGTTTCACTATATGTCTTCTTGTACTCAATTAACTACTTGGTTTTTGACCTGCAGAGTTTGAGCGGACCAGTCTCAGCTACACTTTACCTTGGCTATTCACTACTCATGGCGGTGGCGATTATGTTGGCCACCGGGACCATTGGCTTCCTTATGTCATTCTACTTTGTGCATTACTTGTTCTCGTCCGTAAAGATAGATTGA